TACCCGACGATATGTTGAACCGTGTCATTAAGACTCTGCCTCtacgggggaaaaaaatgtaattagtaTTTTCCTcggtctctctcctcctctccaggaAAGTTTGAAACCTAAATTCAGTGTTGCTCAGTGCCTGTGTTGTCATGgcagctttttctgttttcattgtccGTTCATCCTGCTGAGAGCCTCGCTCGACACACTGTGTTGTAAAGCTTCTCCTCCACTCCTGATATGGGAGAAAATGAATCTTGACTTTGCTGATCATGcaggaaataataataacctAATCTCATTATGGGTTGCTCTGTCCTGAAACCACGTTGGCAGGTGTGTGCCACTCGGAGAGGTACATCCTGACAAACATTCAGGCGTGTGTGACAGTCACATCTCTTTCTCTATCAGCTACATTCATGATGAGGAATGTTGATGCTGTTAAGGTTTGCTCACATAATCATCTTCCCCTGACTCCAGTTTGAGCTCTGCTGCAAACAGATGGTTTCTATGACGatgcaaacaaaacatctgtgtgtTCGGATCATCTCCAGGGTTGCAGTTCTGATGCTTGATTCATTGTCCAACACTCCAAGGATAAGAATACATGACCCTTACAATTAGGGCTGGACAATACATCGATATTATAACGTTattgtcattatatccacatcacTCGTGATGATTAATCAAATGtattatgttaatattttgtgaaagcaccAATAGTCATCACTACAATATTATCGCAGTATTGTTATCGAGGTATTTGAtcaaaaatattgcaatatttgaTGTTGTCACATAGTCCTAGcgtttatgaagtgcttttgagaagatGTCAAACTCTCGAGATGTGTATCTTCTGTTGtgagaaaacattaaaacagtgcAATATTATATGGCCATATGGCCCAGCTCTTCTTATAATTAGAGATGTTCTATTATATTCTATTTTCACACATATAAGATCACAAAAATctgataatttaaaaataagagATGTGCCAGGAGAGGTCAAGAGAGGTAGTATAAGCCATCAGGCTAATAAGATGAACCTTCCCTCCcttacagaaaaaaacccaataaaaatgaatgtaatattattgggaaaaaaactaaaagtaaaaaaaaaactaaccaATCAAGAGACAGTGATCcaaaaaaacatagaaatacCTAAAGAATTAATACGaggaaaatgtattattattcattattattctttatCATTATATACAGCCATTCTAGTAGTTGAAACTacttaaatgtttgtttgtttgtttttggcagTTTAAAGTTATACAAGTCACTTGCCATATGTGGATATTTGCTTCTTGTGCTGTAAAAAATCTGATAAGTTGCAATCATGCGTTCGGGACACTGCCAGGAAGTAGCAGGGTCCGCTTTTGAGGGTTTTAAATCACGTGGTATCAGATCGGTGCATAAACTTGCGTATACACCGATACTCAATTCAGCGTTTTAACAGGGGCATTTCAGATACTGATATTAGTATCGTAATGACCCAAGGTACAATTTTAGGTTAACATTGGTTAACTTTATAAAATTCAACATCGTATTTTATCTTGCAGGCACCAATGAGGCAACCATCACTGAGGTCCTCGCACACCGTACTATTGCCCAGAGGCAGCGCATCAAGGAGGCCTACAAACAATCAGTGGGGAAGGTGAGCGTTCTGACTggtgaatgaaaatgtgtttttcatcctAAATCCACTCACACGAAGCAGAAGAAGCCTTGATGGAGACTTCTGGCGGCAGCAGTGGATGTGTCATCTCTTAGCCTTTTTCCATTGTGTACCCTCTCATCACATTTTCACTCAAGGTGGGGTTTTGCTGTGCTCACATGGAGCTGATAGTGTGCACGTTAACTATTAACTGTAAAGCAGGAATTAATCCCACCTGTAAACAAACACCAGGACAGAGAGGGCCTTGTAGTCTGTAGGGAAGGGTAACGGTCACCTCCATAAAAAAACGTACATTGAACCCACAGAGGTATACTTCTCACtgactgtttctttgtttccccATTATACGGATCAATATATTAACTGAAAGGGAAGTCTGGGATGTAAGTTGTGTTGacataatgaggtaataaccaGCCCACCTCGCTGTGCCCACTAAGATGTCGATAAAGTTATCTGGAAGTTCCTGTGAGGGAGCTGCAGACAAAAAGCAGAGCTTGTGAGTGGAAATCCTCGCAGGCAGAAAGAGTGAGTCATGTTGCACTTTGGCGACGCCCACATGCGGTCACACAGGCGAGTTGTGAGGAACAGCTCCTCTGTTCACACAACTGTGTCCAGAAACCACACCCTCTAGTGGAGACACCAGTGAGGAAGAGTGGAATGTATGAGGTCATGTGAGGTCCACGCTGGCAGCACAAATCCCAGAAATAAAGCCAGTACTGACTCATTTTAATGCCAAATATAATCAGCTTTCATTACAGATTCCCCCTCTTGATGAAATATGTAAAGTACTGGGAATGAGTGATGGCCCTTTCTTCCTGTTAATCCATCTGTCCCAATCCTCCTGCAGGACCTGGCTGATGATCTGTCCTCAGAGCTGAGTGGGAACTTCAGGAGTGTCGTTCTAGGTCTGCTGATGCTGGCACCTGTGTATGATGCCTACGAGCTAAAGACTGCAATTAGGGTCAGAGTTTCTCATATGCTTCTGTCTTTATAGGATAAGTGAAGTGattaatccacagctgaaatGAATCCCTGACAATTACAAAATTTACTACCGTTTGAGTTACGTTTGCTAAAAAACTGCAGTACCCAGGTTTTTCAGGATattatttaacctttaaaaagTATATTTATGCAGTCATGACATGTCCTCAGTACATATAGGAACAAATAAGATTGGGGTTaagagccacagacagggaaATTATTGAGAGACAACAACTGAAACATTGCCAAGTTTATCCTTTTAAGCTTTATGTTTCCTTTGGTTCATAAACTTATCTTGTGTAATCATTGTCTTTATATCTTATTTTAATCACATATCCATTTATCACAGGGGGCTGGAACAGAGGAGGCTTGTCTCATCGATATTCTGGCCTCAAGGTCGAACGCTGAAATAAGAACCATCAATGCTTTCTACAAGAAAGGTAAGTGTGCCCCCGTCTATGAATGGAATTTCTGACATCAGGTCACAGAGTATCTCGGTGTCTGTCGGTCCCATATGGGTTGTGTATGATATCCGATATTGTCTATCAGTGACTAACCCTCACAGATAGACTGTTCTTTGTTTGCAGATGCAATGACCTCCATTATTAGAAAACAGTGGACGGCATAAATTATTCATAAAAGCCATCACTGCTGGCTGTGCAGCAGTTTATTGTTTGCTCATTTGTTCTTCTGTGGTTTAAAATGACAGTAGATGGAAAgtattttcaaattgttttcttAAATGGATTttgtctctgtaaataaattgttttgttgtagTGCTTTGTGATGTCACTTACATGTACATGTTTTGTACCAATGAATCCAGCACAGTTTGATTTAGATGACAACACAATAAGTATTAATAAAAATGGattcagttgtatttttttcttaatctctTTGAAAGTATGGCCCATAACTCCTTTGTGTTCCTTTGTCTTTGTGATTTTAACATTAAATCACGTCACTATTTCATGTAAAAAGTAGTTGCTCACGCTTTTTTATCCACTTTgagcttattttttttaatttaaagaacATTTACTGAATGGTTGAGTCTGAAAAGCCCTCATCAGCATTAACTGCCTTTCTAAAAACAGTGGACAAGTTATCAACTGACTATTGAATGTAATTCAACTTAAGCAACACTTGAGAACCAGGTAACTATTAGCCACTATATAGTATGTGGCGGGTGTGTATCTGTCAGTTTTTATTGATTATCTGCCCCATAGTGGCCAAAATTCAACAGTTATTAGATTGCATGTGTTATATTTTCATAacttatgtttttttattggcaGAATATGGATCCTTGGAAGACGCTGTGAGCGGAGACACATCTGGGATGTTTAAGAGAGTTTTGGTGTCTTTACTCACGGTGAGCAAACATGAGCCCACATAACCTCTCGCAACTTGGAGCAATGTGAATGTTATCATGGCACTCAATACGGCTTTGTTAACATTCAGTTTGGTGAGAAAATATAGCTCAAGTAAAGTGTATTCACTTCCTTTCTTGAGATCGATCCCCCTTTTGTACGCACGGGttgacttttaaaatgtcaggaGGAACttggggttaaaaaaaaaacccttttcaaCCATTGTTTAGGGAAGGGGAAGCAAAAGTCACTTCTGcatcataaaaatacattttctcctgtattttttctgtcttcaaTGTTGTGCAATCCTCCTCATTTTCTCCTACGCTGTTGTGTCTTCTGCATTACAGGCTGGCCGGGATGAAAGCGACAAAGTGGACGAGGCCCAGGCTATTCTAGATGCCAAGGCAAGAAGAATTCAGGTTCTTTTacatgaaagtgtgtgtttcgATCATGAccctcatttatttttttctctgattcTAGGAAATCTATGAGGCTGGTGAGGCTCGATGGGGCACGGACGAGGTGAAGTTCCTCACAGTGCTCTGTGTGAGGAACCGAGTCCATCTGCTGCGAGGTATTCTTACTGCACATTCACAGACATCATGTCTGCAGACTGAATACCTTGAGGTTTATCAGTGTAGTCTGTCATGTGAACAGatctgtcattgtttttttccttcagtcttCGAGGAGTATCAGAAGATTTCTGGAAGAGACATCGAGGATAGCATTAAGAGGGAGATGTCTGGCTGTCTGGAGGACGTCTTCCTCGCCATAGGTCTGTCTTTGCTGAAAAATGTTCCttgtttcccacagaatggcTGAGTACTCGTCCACCTTAATGAAGACACATTGTCTTGTCTcacctttttgtttctctctaccAGCAACGTTATCTGTTTTCTTCATCGGCAATGCATTTTTTATAAAGTCGACCAAAAAACACACCTCGCAGTTAAGATTTTTTCACCTGTGGTTCCATTGTCATTACAGCAGGTGAGCAGCGTGTGGAGGGAGCTTGTGATTAATTATGTAGCCGATAAAAGCCAACGTGCACGTGAATGACATCGCAACAACCCGGCTTTAAAGTTTGTTGAAAATAATCGCATAAGTAGGCCTTTAGTAAATAAGAGAGGtcgcatcacaatcagtgtgtAGGGGAAGAGCGAGGGCAGAGTGTCCACTAGTTAATCAATCGTGTATCCCGTCAATCTCTCGGAtggatgggaaaaaaaagtataaaatgctaaaatgggtctCCAAATATACCTGGGTGGACCACCCAAGTAACatctatgtgtgggaaacactgctttATAAAGATTCATAAAAGTAAAAGGGAATACTATACAGCAGGTCTACCCAAAACTGAAAGTTAATGGTGCCCATCAAATCCTTTTGTATTGCCTATAGATTCAAAATGGTACTCGGATCCCAAGTTCCCTCTCTTGACTGACTTCTTTCGCAAAGTGTCAGTCTGCCCGCCATGCTCAAATGAGGAAGATTATGaataattagggatcctacatgattaatttttacttttattttcactaGAAACATCTAGTGGCCGAATTGAACCTTATTTCAGGCCTGTTCAATCAATGCAATCTAATACAGTAACCCTGTAATAAAAGACATGTTGTGAAGCATCACGAGGTGAAGTTGTTGGTGCTGTATTCCCTTTGTTTTAAaacgtcttttttttcttttgtctacACTCTGTCTCGAGATAGAAGCTTTTCACTTTTAAATCACTAGGCTTATGAACATTTCTATCGCTGAAGTTAGTGCATACATGTTGTGACAGCATTACACCTCATGTgctgtcatttgttttctctttccagTGAAATGCTTGAGGAACAAGCATGCGTTCTTTGCCGAGCGATTATACAAATCAATGAAGGTAAATATTTCATGCTCGTAATGGAATGAGACCAGCAGACTGATGTTATCGTACTCTGTGGTGAAAAGAAGCAGCAGGGGCAAAGTCTAGCTCATTATAAAcagatcctctctctctctttctctctctctctctctcgtcagGGGCTGGGCACTACAGACAGTGTCCTCATTAGAATAATGGTCGCCAGGGCTGAGATCGACATGTTGGACATTAAGGCGGAGTTCCTGAAGATGTACGGCAAGACTCTGTACTCCTTCATCAAGGTGAGCGAGGGGCGGGGAAATACTGTAGTCAGCAAAAGCTTTGCAATGCATCAGCTGTGATATtatatgatgataatgataataaggATTCCAGCTTTGATCTTAACGTTCTTGGAATCTGTTTAAGGACGCTTCACAGTTTGGCTTCATGAGACTGATCGCACTTATTCCCTACACTGGTCCTTTGAAGTCTCACTgatctttctctccctgtgcAGGGAGACACGTCTGGTGACTACCGCAAAATCCTGCTGGAGCTGTGTGGAGGCGAGTAAAAGAAGCGCCAGAACAACATCTGGCTCTGTCTTCACTCCGCAGACCACATCATGAGCTTTTTTCCGTTGATGACTTCCTTGACCTTACCTATTTCTTCTTCCATGTCCTTCGCATTTTGCTGATTGACCGCAGTGCcttgttttactgtttgtgttGTAATACCAATTAAACCAAAGAGCGGTGACCTTTTAcacatgtctctgtttttgttattgatcCTGCATTAAGGGTTAATTAATGGTATTAGTTAGAGAGAGATATATGCTTCTTACATCTTTAAGGACATAAAAGATGAATGTTATTGGCTTCCCCTCTGGGTCTTGGTACAGCACAACATTTTCATCAATGTCCAGTCAGTGAAGTCCATTTGTTTAATTGGTAGCAGTTCCTGATTTGTTGAGTCAGCCCTTCGTTATTTGACTCAATTACATTAACGGGCTGCTAGCTTGATTTGGGAGGCAGTAAAGTGTGCTCTAATCAAGTTAAGGACGATGGTCCATAGCTCATACAAACTTAGAGCACCATCTCAGAGCAATAAGCATGGATAATAATTTGCAGTGGTTGTACTCAAGGTGACCACCAGGTGGAGCCAAAATAGCTCTTCATagagtttgttttgaagcagcTGGGAGCTCAGCAGTGTAGAAAAATCTCAGCATCAACTTGAGCACCCAGTGTCCTGTTTTCTTTATTGAGCTGCAAAATAGGACTCATTTGCAATGTTTTTCTCAGTAAAAGTCTAATGTTGAATATTTAGCATGTTCTTCCACTGACTCTTCTCTTATTGTGCTGGTTCCCAACCCGGCGCTCGCAAAAGCCTCACAGGAGGTCGTGTAACCCTCTTGATTTTAAGGGGATTTTAGTATGaaaacttaaatacagtacGCCCTATCTCTGAGAATTTAATTCATATCTGTGAAGAAGTGTAGATAATTAATTTCAATAGAaacttagaaaaacaaaatctcaaAGGATGAGGGTAGCTGAAGACCTGAACACAAGCTAACAGCCTCGTCCTGCATTAGAAAAGTACACAATTAAAACAATCAAAGAGCTGATAGGACAATGGCCAAGTgtcaggaagaagaaaacactgaccTTGTCCAAAAAAAGCTTATTAGGTATGtatgattgtaaaaaaaaaaaaaaaaaagaagaagaaaagtaaaagaaaactaTCACACAATATAGACAGAAAGTTCtataaaatgttcctttaaaatatcagGAAAACTCTTGTATTGACCTTTTTGGATAATTGTGCAGTTTATCAGTTGTGCTGCACAGTTATCGTTATGCATTGACTATTATATGAAATATCCATAAAATATGTCACTTAGTCGGGGGTCGTCAATTACTCAAGGATAGAAAAAGGGCTCCCTGAAGGGATATAGGATGGAAACCTCTGTTTGAACAACATGTGCTGTATACAGACTTTAAAATAGACCCAGTTTAGACTTGAAAGCAAAACATTCACCACCGCAGGCTGTCCACTCTGTGTGGTgcaaacaggaaaaagaaactACATTGTTGAACCCCCATCAGACTGATCGTTAAGCAGTCAGATGAACTAATACATCCATTTATGTCTTTCTGTGAGGGACTGCCACCCTCTGGGGCCATCTGGTGAAAGCCTCATGTAGTCAGTTCAGAGTCTTCAGAGGTTTTCCCGGCAAATGTGAAGTCGATCCAGGCACCAGAAATGATTAAGAAAGAAGAAGTACTTTATTATTCCCCAGGGGGAAATCAATTTTCACTCCATTATatagttcacacacacacacacacacacacacacacacacacacacacacacacacacacacacacacacacactccatagACAAGCAACTGAGGGGAGAGACATTAGACTGATGTGATCTAACAACAGGTTTCTCAACATCAGCCAAGAAATCATACTTAAGTTATTTCTGACAGGATTacatgaagtgatgacattttatatccaaaaggtcaaaggtcgacttcactgtgacatcattatTTTCTGCAACACTTTCCTTGCCATTGTTCAACATCGCTAAGATACTGAATCGGTGATTGTGATCATAGagatcttctgtgctgctgtgtcgAACATGTGCGTAGCATCCACGTTTTAGATGAACTGGAGGTGGATGGGGTGGAGGCGGGTTGCAACGATTTTGCACTGAAACGACAgctgacaacagcagagaggaggacagcaTTAAAGTCTGACGGCAATGACAtgattggttggttgttttAATCGAGGACGAATCTGGTTGCTTTAACTGAAAGAGTGAAATGCTCATCGACAGCTGATTAATtagtggggagagagagagtaagatgGAGAGagttgtgaatgaatgaaggtTAAGATGGTCTTCCTGATTCATTTGTCCCTTTGTCCTTATGAGCAACAACTATAGACGCCATTAGTCGACATTATTATAGAAGAAGACAATTAGTTTATGATTcaaataaatgcttttaaacAGTTAAAGGAAAAGCTCTCTCCTTTACTGTGTCCAATATAAAACCTTTTTAGGAGCACCTTCGTTTATTTGAATTCATGGCATGAAGTCTGTTCATTAGACAAAAAgagcatttgtttttcattgtgtgCAATAAACATGGTCTAATgaaaggaaacattttaaaaaaaaggaggacCCCCTGAGAAACCACTTTCTCTATCAAATATTCTTGATGATAATAAACAGAAAGAGtctatgtttttttatttaatacatcTTTACACtaatttttgataaaaaaaaataataagttgTTCTCTGACATTTGAGATGTGCAGGAAGTCCTTgataaacacaggagagccACAGGAAATAAAGAAGTGAGACAAAGAAGGTATAGCAAACAAGTACCAC
This portion of the Pagrus major chromosome 12, Pma_NU_1.0 genome encodes:
- the anxa4 gene encoding annexin A4, encoding MAAIGNRGTVTEAAGFDPEADAQKLREAMKGAGTNEATITEVLAHRTIAQRQRIKEAYKQSVGKDLADDLSSELSGNFRSVVLGLLMLAPVYDAYELKTAIRGAGTEEACLIDILASRSNAEIRTINAFYKKEYGSLEDAVSGDTSGMFKRVLVSLLTAGRDESDKVDEAQAILDAKEIYEAGEARWGTDEVKFLTVLCVRNRVHLLRVFEEYQKISGRDIEDSIKREMSGCLEDVFLAIVKCLRNKHAFFAERLYKSMKGLGTTDSVLIRIMVARAEIDMLDIKAEFLKMYGKTLYSFIKGDTSGDYRKILLELCGGE